The following are encoded together in the Salvelinus fontinalis isolate EN_2023a chromosome 38, ASM2944872v1, whole genome shotgun sequence genome:
- the LOC129837631 gene encoding uncharacterized protein LOC129837631 produces the protein MKTQGVLVGVSLLTSVALLGLINVRRKEEMKEQKQVSFETIKLRVTRDVLGEYQHEVIRAHNLLDKTKAQVDTLGSELLPLQAAEAKKKSELEACQGEKKHVADEVGAVEAENSNSKTEFEKQKAAWVAEMTSLKQQMAQRSKVCVFVKKDSVEARKLCGDEPPKQEATPKPDAPKPEELKADAPKPDSPKEAPKQEAAPKPEEPKPEAPKMR, from the exons ATGAAGACACAGGGTGTGTTGGTGGGGGTGTCTCTGCTGACTAGCGTAGCTCTGCTGGGACTGATAAACGTGCGGCGGAAAGAAGAGATGAAGGAGCAGAAACAAGTATCGTTCGAGACGATTAAACTGCGTGTGACCAGAGACGTACTGGGAGAGTACCAACACGAGGTGATCAGAGCCCACAACCTGCTGGACAAGACCAAGGCTCAGGTGGACACTCTGGGGTCAGAACTCCTCCCACTGCAGGCTGCAGAggccaagaagaagagtgaactGGAGGCATGTCAGGGAGAAAAG AAACATGTCGCTGATGAGGTGGGGGCCGTTGAGGCAGAGAACAGTAACTCCAAAA CTGAGTTTGAGAAGCAAAAGGCTGCCTGGGTAGCAGAGATGACGTCTCTCAAACAGCAGATGGCGCAGCGCAGCAAAGTGTGTGTCTTTGTGAAGAAGGACTCTGTAGAGGCAAG GAAACTGTGTGGGGATGAACCGCCTAAACAAGAGGCCACTCCAAAACCAGATGCCCCCAAACCAGAAGAATTAAAAGCAGATGCTCCCAAACCTGATTCTCCTAAAGAAGCCCCT